TTGCAACAGGTTCGTCCTCTATTCAAGCATTGAATAAATTTAAAGACTCCTTAACGGATAGAAAAAGAATTCTTTTTTTTACCCCAATGAACTCTGTCGATTTAAAAGACTTTGGATTAAGTCTTAATGAGAGAATGATAAAAGGAGGTTTGCCGCCGGCAATTCTGTCCGAACGCTTTAATGAAAACTTTTATCAGGATTGGATTGATTCCTTTTGGGCTAAAGATATTCAGGAGCTTTTTAAAGTCGAAAAACGTCATGGTTTTATAAAGTTTTTTGAACTTTTAGCCCTTCAATCTGGAGACTTATTTGAAGCTACGAGATTTTCTAGTGAATGTGAAGTGTCTCGACCTACAATTCAGAAATATCTTGATATTTTGGAGTTAAGTTTTATTGCTTATCGATTGCGTCCTTTCCATAAAAACTCAGGAAAAGAAGTCGTTGCGGCCCCAAAAGTTTATTTTTTTGATACAGGATTTATCAGCTATTTTCGCGGTATTTCTCAGCTGTCTAGTGAGCTTAAGGGACATTATTGGAAAAATCTAGTGCTTAATGAACTTCTATCTTTCTATCATCCTGATTCAATTTATTATTGGCGAGATAAAAATCAAACTGAAATAGATTTTATTTTAAAACTAAGAGGGCGTGACCCTGTTACCATAGAATGCAAATTGCAAGCAAAATCATTTGCAACCAACCGGGTGGAAAGTTTTAGAAAAATTCATAACGGAAATGAGAACTGGTGCATTGCAACTGATATTAAAGACTCCTATTCTAAAGACATAAATGGGCATCAAATTAGATTTTTAAATATTCACCATCTTAAAGAT
This genomic window from Deltaproteobacteria bacterium contains:
- a CDS encoding ATP-binding protein, coding for MINRTFWEDKIDALWKEKNLIWIAGVRRSGKTTLCKNLRLPIYDCELGSVRLQLEDPETFFTNMKSPVIALDEIHKLPDPSNVLKIATDHFPKIKIIATGSSSIQALNKFKDSLTDRKRILFFTPMNSVDLKDFGLSLNERMIKGGLPPAILSERFNENFYQDWIDSFWAKDIQELFKVEKRHGFIKFFELLALQSGDLFEATRFSSECEVSRPTIQKYLDILELSFIAYRLRPFHKNSGKEVVAAPKVYFFDTGFISYFRGISQLSSELKGHYWKNLVLNELLSFYHPDSIYYWRDKNQTEIDFILKLRGRDPVTIECKLQAKSFATNRVESFRKIHNGNENWCIATDIKDSYSKDINGHQIRFLNIHHLKDLVK